In Deltaproteobacteria bacterium, a single window of DNA contains:
- a CDS encoding 4-oxalocrotonate tautomerase family protein, whose protein sequence is MPYVNIRITREGATAEQKARLIEGVTRLLKETLGKNPATTVVTIDEVETDNWGIAGETVTVRRKRGQ, encoded by the coding sequence ATGCCTTACGTGAATATCCGGATAACGCGGGAAGGGGCGACGGCGGAGCAGAAGGCGCGGCTTATCGAGGGAGTAACGCGGCTCCTGAAGGAAACGCTCGGGAAAAATCCGGCGACCACGGTCGTGACGATCGACGAGGTGGAAACCGACAACTGGGGGATCGCCGGAGAGACCGTCACGGTGCGGCGCAAGCGCGGGCAGTGA
- the hemL gene encoding glutamate-1-semialdehyde 2,1-aminomutase translates to MAKPRSRLSKKLFEDAKKVIPGGVNSPVRAFRSVGGTPLFIAKAKGARVTDVDGNTYIDYVSSWGPMILGHAHPKVVAAIRSAAGRGTSYGAPTEGEVRLAKLIRRAFPSMKKVRLVSSGTEAAMSAVRLARGFTGRDKIVKFEGCYHGHADSMLVKAGSGVLTFGQPDSPGVPKDLARHTLTANFNDAASVQRLFEANKGEIAAVIVEPVPGNMGVIPPAPGFLDTLRELTNKEGALLIFDEVISGFRVAFGGAQEFLGIEPDLTVLGKIIGGGLPVGAFGGRGDVMDALSPVGPVYQAGTLSGNPLAVAAGIACLTELSQKGTYRKLGEKADYLAEGLYGVFDKSGVKSWTNRVGSMSTVFFQEGPVVDYATARRSDTAAYAKYFHGMLSNGVYIAPSQFEAGFVSLAHTRKDLDRTIDAARNAVAAMDGSMSRRPRTDGSDRRK, encoded by the coding sequence GTGGCCAAACCCAGGTCGAGACTCTCGAAAAAGCTGTTCGAGGATGCGAAAAAGGTCATCCCCGGGGGGGTGAATTCTCCGGTGCGTGCCTTCCGGTCGGTGGGCGGAACTCCCTTGTTTATCGCGAAAGCGAAAGGGGCAAGGGTCACCGATGTGGACGGAAATACTTACATCGATTACGTTTCCTCCTGGGGGCCCATGATCCTCGGCCACGCACACCCGAAGGTTGTGGCTGCCATCCGCAGCGCTGCCGGAAGAGGGACGAGTTACGGCGCGCCGACGGAGGGAGAGGTCAGGCTTGCGAAACTTATCCGTCGCGCCTTCCCCTCGATGAAGAAGGTGCGCCTTGTTTCATCGGGCACCGAAGCCGCCATGAGCGCCGTCCGCCTGGCCAGGGGGTTCACCGGCCGGGACAAGATCGTAAAGTTCGAAGGTTGCTACCACGGCCATGCCGACTCGATGCTCGTCAAGGCGGGCTCCGGTGTACTGACATTCGGCCAGCCCGATTCGCCAGGTGTCCCAAAGGACCTGGCACGCCACACGCTGACTGCGAACTTCAACGACGCCGCCTCGGTTCAGCGGTTGTTCGAGGCGAACAAGGGCGAGATCGCCGCAGTCATCGTAGAGCCCGTGCCGGGCAATATGGGTGTTATTCCTCCGGCCCCCGGGTTTCTCGACACCTTGCGCGAATTGACGAACAAGGAGGGGGCGCTGCTGATTTTCGACGAGGTGATCTCCGGGTTCCGCGTCGCCTTCGGCGGGGCGCAGGAGTTTCTGGGGATCGAACCGGACCTCACGGTGCTGGGGAAGATCATCGGAGGCGGCCTTCCGGTCGGCGCATTCGGGGGGCGGGGGGACGTAATGGATGCCCTTTCCCCGGTAGGCCCCGTATACCAGGCGGGTACCCTGTCCGGCAATCCCCTTGCGGTGGCAGCGGGGATCGCGTGCCTCACCGAGCTGTCGCAAAAGGGGACGTATCGCAAGCTCGGAGAAAAAGCCGATTACCTGGCCGAAGGCCTTTACGGCGTCTTCGACAAGTCCGGAGTCAAGTCGTGGACCAACAGGGTAGGCTCCATGTCGACCGTCTTTTTCCAGGAAGGCCCCGTGGTGGATTACGCTACCGCCAGGCGCAGCGACACCGCGGCGTACGCGAAATATTTCCACGGGATGCTGTCTAACGGCGTGTACATCGCCCCGTCCCAATTCGAGGCGGGCTTCGTCTCACTTGCCCATACCCGCAAGGACCTGGACCGTACCATCGACGCCGCGCGGAATGCCGTTGCTGCCATGGATGGCAGCATGTCGCGGAGGCCACGGACGGACGGGAGCGACAGGAGAAAATGA
- a CDS encoding AtpZ/AtpI family protein has protein sequence MAISVVVGLAVGYYLDKWLGTSPWLTILWLGFGFAAGVRSLYRSAVRSEKDLEKIEEKKRKPGGK, from the coding sequence ATGGCCATCTCGGTCGTTGTCGGTTTGGCGGTCGGGTATTACCTGGACAAGTGGCTCGGAACCAGCCCCTGGCTTACGATCTTGTGGCTCGGGTTCGGTTTCGCGGCAGGCGTGCGGAGCCTCTACCGGTCCGCGGTCCGGTCGGAAAAAGACCTGGAAAAGATCGAAGAGAAGAAGAGGAAGCCCGGTGGCAAGTGA
- a CDS encoding ATP synthase F0 subunit C — translation MFRRITISFLLALLVVAAASVAFAAEEGAAAAAGGSNVKTFIALAAGFGIAIASFGGALGQGKAIAAGLEGIARNPSAQNKIFIPMIVGLALIESLVIYTLVIAFILVGKL, via the coding sequence ATGTTCCGCAGAATCACCATTTCTTTTCTGCTGGCCCTGCTTGTCGTGGCAGCGGCCTCCGTCGCCTTCGCCGCTGAAGAAGGTGCTGCCGCCGCAGCGGGCGGGAGCAACGTAAAGACCTTCATCGCGTTGGCAGCCGGATTCGGCATAGCGATCGCATCCTTCGGCGGAGCGCTCGGCCAGGGCAAGGCCATCGCCGCCGGGCTGGAGGGAATCGCGCGCAATCCTTCCGCCCAGAACAAGATCTTCATCCCGATGATCGTCGGTCTCGCGCTGATCGAGTCCCTGGTCATCTACACCCTTGTCATCGCGTTCATCCTCGTGGGGAAGCTCTAA
- a CDS encoding ATP synthase subunit I, whose product MASEAPGGAETDPPAGSDHRAGKDGTDGPSLRSAERKILLSAGLILGGIAVAGRFGMLPGAVCGAAIAYGNFFLIRKILEKALPGGGPIRKEFVVQYVLKFLGLVAVVYLVIRSGWFDALGFLLGLSCLFLGILLEGLTRAVGQKTG is encoded by the coding sequence GTGGCAAGTGAGGCTCCCGGCGGAGCCGAAACGGATCCGCCGGCGGGCAGCGATCACCGGGCGGGCAAGGACGGAACGGATGGCCCGTCTCTTCGATCCGCGGAGAGGAAGATCCTCCTTTCCGCAGGATTGATCCTGGGCGGAATCGCCGTCGCGGGGCGTTTCGGGATGCTCCCGGGCGCCGTGTGCGGCGCAGCGATCGCCTACGGGAACTTCTTTCTCATACGGAAGATCCTTGAAAAGGCGCTTCCCGGGGGCGGGCCGATCCGTAAAGAGTTCGTCGTCCAGTACGTGCTGAAATTCCTCGGGCTGGTGGCGGTCGTTTATCTCGTCATCCGTTCCGGGTGGTTCGACGCGCTTGGATTTCTGCTGGGCCTGTCCTGCCTCTTCCTGGGGATCCTCCTCGAAGGTCTGACCAGGGCGGTGGGACAGAAGACAGGGTAA
- a CDS encoding CoA transferase, translating into MGDTWRTEKKRPTIKVLPWPAIPAPTVDEVYAGVDEKKKEYSLWVESAVRQQFNADKPESLDGIRVLDCTASQQIGHWCSSHFSELGAEVIMVEPPGGDPMRTRAPFGREEYMFEAKNGEKCGARFLAEARNKFSVTLDLEKDEGRALLKQIIPQVDILIENAAPGHYDSLGIGYRQLSEINPRLVYLWVGERGQWGPLKDQPGALDPVGQCSMGFTHGTGAPVSFGGTPTRSGWWLADQVGGTFAAIGTMAALYARERFLGTGQFVECTAAEGVIRIIDYNWGWHGMDASIRPRYGNWDLAINIYAVNPCKDGQIMVGGGHDRLWFRIWRACGKAKPELEQHICEDPKLRVVTDRLPHYIQVETYTTLVEWMKDLTRFECETALQEEEVASGGVSFIDEVCEFPHYKYRGHIEMVDDLNYGKVLIGGSGFIGMNTPGRIKWIGRTVGQDNEDVFRRLAGLNREDLASLKKGGVI; encoded by the coding sequence ATGGGAGACACGTGGCGTACTGAGAAAAAGCGGCCCACGATAAAAGTTCTGCCGTGGCCGGCCATCCCGGCGCCCACAGTCGACGAAGTCTACGCGGGCGTGGACGAGAAGAAAAAGGAATATTCCCTGTGGGTGGAATCCGCGGTCCGGCAGCAGTTCAACGCCGACAAGCCCGAATCCCTCGACGGGATCCGCGTGCTCGACTGCACGGCTAGCCAGCAGATCGGCCATTGGTGTTCTTCGCACTTCTCGGAATTGGGCGCGGAAGTCATCATGGTGGAACCGCCCGGCGGCGATCCGATGCGCACGCGCGCGCCTTTCGGCCGCGAGGAGTACATGTTCGAGGCGAAGAACGGCGAGAAGTGCGGCGCCCGGTTCCTGGCCGAAGCGCGTAACAAGTTCTCCGTCACCCTGGACCTCGAGAAGGATGAAGGCCGGGCATTGCTGAAGCAGATCATTCCGCAGGTCGACATCCTGATAGAAAATGCCGCCCCCGGACATTACGACAGCCTGGGAATCGGCTATCGGCAGCTTTCCGAAATCAACCCCAGGCTCGTCTACCTGTGGGTCGGCGAGCGTGGCCAGTGGGGCCCGCTGAAGGATCAGCCGGGCGCCCTGGATCCGGTCGGGCAGTGCTCGATGGGATTCACGCATGGCACCGGCGCGCCGGTGTCGTTCGGCGGCACCCCGACACGTTCGGGGTGGTGGCTGGCCGACCAGGTCGGCGGCACCTTCGCGGCGATCGGCACGATGGCGGCCCTTTACGCCCGTGAGCGGTTCCTCGGGACCGGCCAGTTCGTGGAGTGCACGGCGGCAGAGGGCGTCATCCGGATCATCGACTACAACTGGGGCTGGCACGGGATGGACGCCTCCATTCGGCCCCGCTACGGAAACTGGGACCTCGCCATCAACATCTACGCGGTCAATCCCTGCAAGGACGGGCAGATCATGGTCGGCGGCGGTCACGACCGCCTCTGGTTCCGGATCTGGCGTGCCTGCGGTAAGGCGAAGCCGGAGCTCGAGCAGCACATCTGCGAGGATCCGAAGCTCCGCGTGGTCACCGACCGTCTCCCCCACTACATCCAGGTCGAGACGTACACGACCCTGGTCGAGTGGATGAAGGACCTCACCCGGTTCGAATGCGAAACCGCGCTGCAGGAAGAGGAAGTGGCCTCGGGCGGCGTTTCGTTCATCGACGAGGTTTGCGAGTTCCCGCATTACAAGTACCGCGGACACATCGAGATGGTCGACGACCTCAATTACGGTAAGGTCCTGATCGGCGGGTCCGGATTCATCGGCATGAACACGCCGGGCCGCATCAAGTGGATCGGCAGGACGGTCGGAC
- the atpB gene encoding F0F1 ATP synthase subunit A — protein MRRWLTGIAALMCMPATAMAAEEHGFSFFMALPGGKQYYYVYAALFVAGLLAVLSFLVVGSKKPEEMVVPEPRLTFRNFFELILGFLTSIGEDILGHHAKKYMPLLATCFVFILFMNLMGLIPGLLPPTQKMNITVGLAVVIFLSTHIFGVVENGLPYFKHFLGPVWWLAPIMLPIEIISHLARPLSLSLRLMGNITGDHAVVGGFMALAFVGWAVPSLFMGLGVFVSFMQAFIFTVLSMIYISGAVVHAEEH, from the coding sequence ATGCGCAGATGGCTGACGGGAATCGCGGCGTTGATGTGCATGCCGGCGACTGCGATGGCCGCAGAGGAGCACGGGTTTTCCTTCTTCATGGCCCTGCCCGGAGGGAAGCAGTACTACTACGTATACGCGGCGCTGTTCGTGGCCGGTCTCCTCGCGGTCTTGAGCTTTCTCGTAGTCGGGAGCAAGAAACCCGAAGAGATGGTAGTCCCTGAACCGCGCCTGACCTTCCGCAATTTCTTCGAGCTGATCCTGGGGTTCCTCACGAGCATCGGAGAGGACATCCTGGGGCACCATGCGAAGAAGTACATGCCGCTCCTTGCGACCTGCTTCGTCTTCATCCTGTTCATGAACCTGATGGGGCTCATTCCGGGGCTGCTTCCGCCGACCCAGAAGATGAACATCACCGTCGGCCTGGCAGTCGTCATCTTCCTTTCCACGCACATCTTCGGAGTGGTTGAAAACGGGCTCCCCTACTTCAAGCATTTCCTCGGGCCGGTCTGGTGGCTGGCGCCGATCATGCTGCCGATCGAGATCATCTCCCACCTCGCACGGCCGCTTTCCCTCTCCCTCCGTCTCATGGGGAACATCACCGGCGACCACGCCGTCGTAGGCGGGTTCATGGCGCTGGCGTTCGTGGGATGGGCGGTGCCGTCCCTTTTCATGGGGTTAGGCGTTTTCGTCTCGTTCATGCAGGCGTTCATCTTCACGGTGCTCTCGATGATCTACATCTCGGGCGCGGTGGTGCACGCCGAGGAACACTAA